In the genome of Cupriavidus malaysiensis, one region contains:
- a CDS encoding efflux RND transporter permease subunit translates to MKGVNLSEWALKHPQMIAFLLLLLSVAGVLAYGSLGQKEDPEFTIKTMVVQAYWPGSSAQQMADQVADKLERKLQEVAEIDYTSTYVKPGETQIKVNLREEVPRSAVPGVWYQVRKKIGDIRQTLPQGTQGPFFNDEFGDTFGNLYAITGDGFNYDDLRRIADAARNEFLRVDDVNKVDLVGKQEQSIYVEVSTAKLASLGIDPALIAQTLAQTNVVTSGGTVQTSAERVRLDVSGEFDSVEGIRAIGIRAGQRTFRLGDIADVRRGFVEPATSRMRFNGNEAIGLAVSMRKGGDVIRLGTKLDETVKRIESTLPVGVQIHAVSDQPRIVEHSVFEFKKSLAEAVVIVLVVSFLSLGLRTGLVVALSIPLVLAMTFLAMYVMGIDLQRISLGALIIALGLLVDDAIIAVEMMALKLEQGWDKFRAATYAYTATAFPMLTGTLITAAGFLPVGFAKSGTGEYVYSLFQVVGISLLLSWIVAVLFTPYLGFKLLKAHVHASHDEEAVYQRGFYVKFRRFIDFCLRQRVWVLGITLAAFVGALVLFKAVPQQFFPASDRAELIVDMWMPEASTFEASQSEVRKLDAMLKGDPDIAAVTSFVGNGAPRFYLPLDAQTPNLNLGEMIVMTKGGEARERVKEKLEKLFAEDFPNVRGRVNRLENGPPVGYPVQFRVYGQDNDKVRAIGDKVAAIMREEPHVRQVNQDWGERIKRVQVDVDQDKARALGVSSGQIKQALEASISGTPITQFREEDQDIDVVSRLVAAERTDLNNLKDAKIYVRDGKFVPVSQVARLTLASEEGELWRRNRVPTMTVRADIAGAQAPDVTRALQPRIDALEKDLPLGYGIEIGGAAESSAKAQRSVFAVMPLTIIAVLVLLMIQLQDMKKMAIVLMTAPLGLIGVSVVLAAFRIPFGFVAMLGVIALAGMIIRNSVILVVQIDEDVRAGVPLWTAIVEAAVRRLRPIVLTALAAILAMVPLTHSVFWGPMAWAIMGGLAVATVLTLVFLPTLYATWYRAKRPATV, encoded by the coding sequence GTGAAAGGCGTCAATCTGTCCGAATGGGCGCTCAAGCACCCGCAGATGATCGCATTCCTGTTGTTGCTGTTGTCAGTGGCCGGGGTGCTGGCCTACGGCAGCCTGGGCCAGAAGGAAGACCCCGAGTTCACGATCAAGACGATGGTGGTGCAGGCCTACTGGCCGGGAAGCTCCGCGCAGCAGATGGCCGACCAGGTTGCCGACAAGCTTGAGCGCAAGTTGCAGGAGGTGGCGGAGATCGACTATACGTCCACCTACGTGAAGCCGGGGGAGACGCAGATCAAGGTCAACCTGCGCGAGGAAGTACCGCGCTCCGCCGTACCGGGTGTGTGGTATCAGGTCCGCAAGAAGATAGGTGACATCCGCCAAACCCTGCCGCAGGGCACGCAGGGGCCCTTCTTCAATGACGAGTTCGGGGACACGTTCGGCAATCTCTACGCCATCACCGGCGACGGATTCAACTATGACGACCTGCGACGGATCGCCGATGCCGCGCGTAACGAGTTCCTTCGCGTCGACGACGTCAACAAGGTCGACCTGGTCGGCAAGCAGGAACAGAGTATCTATGTGGAAGTCTCCACTGCCAAGCTCGCTTCGTTGGGGATCGATCCGGCACTGATTGCCCAGACCCTGGCGCAAACCAACGTGGTGACGTCGGGCGGGACGGTGCAGACCAGCGCCGAACGGGTGCGGCTGGACGTGAGCGGCGAGTTCGACTCCGTCGAGGGCATCCGCGCCATCGGCATCCGTGCCGGCCAGCGCACCTTCCGGCTGGGCGATATTGCTGATGTACGTCGCGGTTTCGTGGAGCCGGCCACCTCGCGGATGCGCTTCAACGGCAACGAGGCCATCGGTCTTGCGGTGAGCATGCGCAAAGGCGGCGACGTGATCCGGCTCGGCACGAAGCTCGATGAAACGGTGAAGCGCATCGAGTCCACACTGCCGGTCGGGGTGCAGATTCATGCGGTCAGCGACCAGCCGCGCATCGTCGAGCATTCCGTTTTCGAATTCAAGAAGAGTCTCGCCGAGGCGGTGGTCATCGTGCTCGTGGTGAGTTTCCTGTCGCTGGGCCTGCGGACGGGACTGGTCGTTGCACTGAGCATCCCGCTCGTGCTGGCCATGACGTTCCTGGCGATGTACGTGATGGGGATCGACCTGCAACGCATCTCGCTCGGTGCGCTGATCATCGCGCTCGGGCTGCTGGTCGACGACGCCATCATCGCCGTCGAAATGATGGCGCTGAAGCTCGAGCAGGGCTGGGACAAGTTCCGCGCCGCCACCTACGCCTACACGGCCACTGCATTCCCGATGCTCACCGGCACGCTGATCACGGCGGCGGGCTTTCTTCCGGTCGGCTTCGCCAAGTCCGGCACCGGCGAGTATGTGTACTCGCTGTTTCAGGTGGTGGGAATCTCGCTGCTGCTGTCGTGGATCGTGGCCGTGCTGTTCACGCCATACCTCGGTTTCAAGCTGTTGAAGGCGCATGTGCACGCCTCGCATGACGAGGAGGCGGTCTACCAACGCGGCTTCTATGTCAAGTTCCGCCGCTTCATCGATTTCTGCCTGAGACAGCGCGTGTGGGTGCTCGGCATCACGCTCGCCGCGTTCGTGGGCGCGCTGGTGCTGTTCAAGGCAGTGCCCCAGCAGTTCTTTCCGGCATCGGACCGGGCCGAGCTGATCGTGGATATGTGGATGCCGGAGGCCTCGACGTTCGAGGCGAGCCAGAGCGAGGTGCGCAAGCTCGATGCGATGCTCAAGGGCGATCCGGACATCGCCGCGGTGACCAGCTTCGTGGGCAATGGCGCGCCGCGCTTCTACCTGCCGCTCGATGCACAGACGCCGAACCTGAACCTGGGCGAGATGATCGTGATGACCAAGGGCGGCGAGGCACGTGAGCGCGTGAAGGAAAAGCTCGAGAAGCTCTTCGCGGAAGACTTTCCCAACGTACGTGGCCGCGTCAACCGGCTCGAGAACGGTCCGCCGGTCGGTTACCCGGTGCAGTTTCGCGTGTACGGGCAGGACAACGACAAGGTCCGTGCCATCGGGGACAAGGTGGCGGCCATCATGCGTGAGGAGCCGCACGTGCGCCAGGTCAACCAGGACTGGGGCGAGCGCATCAAGCGCGTGCAGGTCGACGTCGATCAGGACAAGGCACGTGCGCTGGGCGTCAGCTCAGGCCAGATCAAGCAGGCGCTGGAGGCATCGATCTCGGGCACGCCGATCACGCAGTTCCGCGAGGAAGACCAGGATATCGACGTTGTATCGCGCCTCGTCGCAGCGGAGCGCACGGACCTGAACAACCTGAAGGACGCCAAGATCTATGTGCGCGACGGCAAGTTCGTGCCGGTCTCGCAGGTGGCCCGCCTCACGCTCGCCAGCGAGGAAGGTGAGCTGTGGCGGCGCAACCGCGTGCCGACGATGACCGTGCGTGCCGATATCGCCGGGGCGCAGGCGCCCGACGTCACGCGTGCGTTGCAGCCCAGGATCGACGCCCTCGAGAAGGATCTGCCGCTCGGTTACGGCATTGAGATCGGCGGTGCGGCGGAATCGAGCGCGAAGGCACAACGCTCAGTGTTTGCTGTGATGCCCTTGACCATTATCGCGGTGCTCGTGCTGTTGATGATCCAGTTGCAGGACATGAAGAAGATGGCGATTGTCCTGATGACCGCGCCGCTCGGCCTGATCGGTGTGAGCGTGGTGCTGGCCGCCTTCCGGATTCCGTTCGGTTTCGTTGCGATGCTCGGTGTCATCGCGCTCGCTGGCATGATCATCCGCAACTCGGTGATCCTGGTCGTGCAGATCGACGAGGACGTGCGCGCCGGCGTTCCGCTGTGGACGGCCATCGTCGAGGCGGCGGTGCGGCGTTTGCGGCCGATCGTGCTGACGGCACTGGCGGCCATCCTGGCGATGGTGCCGCTCACCCATTCTGTGTTCTGGGGCCCCATGGCGTGGGCAATCATGGGCGGCCTCGCCGTGGCCACGGTGCTGACGCTCGTGTTCCTTCCCACCTTGTATGCGACGTGGTACCGGGCCAAGCGCCCCGCGACCGTCTGA